A window of the Phaseolus vulgaris cultivar G19833 chromosome 5, P. vulgaris v2.0, whole genome shotgun sequence genome harbors these coding sequences:
- the LOC137834012 gene encoding uncharacterized protein produces MKVVKDAVKKLQEENSALKESNLIAQAEVGKLSCHLTMAELEHSRLEDAMDAELRSTRREASALRQKLQLQAQEKIELESKLVPYRLKVTNLEAAMKADATKVANLEKRLADREILLGKVEKARDDALAELAEAREEATKIDAELAQAREEGKKTAEELARAREETEELKTQTHELEQSAAQILTAGFDAALEQVACQYPEVDLTMVSICNEVVDGKIVPSED; encoded by the coding sequence ATGAAAGTTGTGAAGGACGCCGTCAAGAAGCTCCAAGAAGAAAACTCAGCGCTCAAGGAGTCAAACTTGATAGCACAGGCTGAGGTGGGAAAGCTCTCATGCCACTTGACGATGGCCGAGTTGGAACACTCGAGGCTGGAGGATGCGATGGATGCCGAGCTCAGGAGCACTCGCCGGGAAGCCTCCGCCCTTCGCCAGAAACTGCAGCTCCAAGCGCAAGAAAAAatcgaactggagagcaagttggtcccttacaggctcaaggtgaCCAACTTGGAGGCTGCAATGAAGGCGGACGCGACCAAGGTGGcaaaccttgagaagaggttAGCTGACCGGGAAATCCTCCTCGGAAAAGTTGAAAAAGCAAGGGACGACGCTCTTGCTGAGCTCGCTGAGGCTCGAGAAGAGGCTACGAAAATCgatgcagagctggcccaggctcGGGAGGAAGGGAAGAAAACTGCCGAAGAGCTTGCTCGGGCTCGTGAGGAAACAGAAGAGCTGAAAACACAAACCCACGAGCTCGAGCAAAGTGCCGCCCAAATCCTCACCGccgggtttgacgccgccctggagcaagtcgcTTGCCAATACCCCGAGGTTGACTTGACCATGGTGTCCATCTgcaatgaggtggtggatgggaagatcgttccttctgaagattag